In Tubulanus polymorphus chromosome 8, tnTubPoly1.2, whole genome shotgun sequence, one genomic interval encodes:
- the LOC141909880 gene encoding uncharacterized protein LOC141909880, with protein sequence MMTKAATKPTQQESKMNSSKKPPTDREKRRLEFWMKKKKQQQRDSEGVDGEGEQTTSSKSKQKDIDTNFNYDLGSKKSKKTQPLKNESGFIPTFLKEKKKPAKLDSDGDGETSAASPPAKKRKKKKNEDSEKLSELSSELSSETPPAKTPAAAAPSIKQKSKLLYVLFVGNLPFTTTIEKIEKHFQTAGKVNKVRLPVVKETGKPRGFAYVEFADGKSFKQGLLLHRSELGGRKINVEYTSIGGKSEKRTQKLKQKNKSLERFKSIKGDRCKFKTS encoded by the exons ATGATGACTAAGGCCGCCACTAAACCCACTCAGCAAGAATCTAAAATGAATTCTTCAAAGAAACCGCCGACGGATCGGGAAAAGCGTAGACTAGAATTTTggatgaagaaaaagaaacagcAACAACGAGATTCAGAAGGCGTTGACGGAGAGGGAGAGCAGACGACCAGCAGCAAGTCTAAACAGAAAGATATCGACACAAACTTCAACTATGATTTAG GAAgcaaaaaatcgaaaaaaactcAACCGCTGAAAAATGAAAGCGGATTCATACCGACTTTTCTGAAAGAGAAGAAAAAACCGGCGAAGTTGGACTCGGACGGCGACGGAGAGACTTCAGCAGCATCACCACCAgcgaaaaagagaaaaaagaagAAGAACGAAGACTCGGAAAAACTATCAGAACTATCCTCGGAACTTTCATCAGAAACGCCGCCG gCGAAAACCCCCGCTGCGGCTGCGCCATCtattaaacaaaaatcgaAACTACTGTACGTTTTATTCGTAGGGAATTTACCGTTCACGACGACGATCGAGAAAATAGAGAAACATTTCCAAACAGCCG GCAAAGTCAATAAAGTCCGTCTGCCGGTAGTCAAGGAAACCGGGAAACCTCGAGGTTTTGCTTATGTCGAATTTGCGGATGGAAAATCATTTAAG CAAGGTTTATTGTTGCATCGTTCAGAGTTGGGCGGACGGAAGATCAACGTCGAGTACACGTCGATCGGCGGCAAATCGGAAAAACGAACGCAAaaattaaaacagaaaaataaatcgTTGGAACGTTTTAAAAGCATTAAAGGCGATCGATGTAAATTTAAAACGAGttga
- the LOC141909826 gene encoding isoamyl acetate-hydrolyzing esterase 1 homolog produces the protein MATNNHSSTKLVKYPKLILFGDSLTEYGFGEGGFFGSHIAHFLQGRCDVVCRGYSGYNTRWCKLVLPSIVNRPMMIDDDVVAVVIFLGANDSVDKLLKPSQHVPVDEFGDNLREMVEYLLSIGLRRNQIILASLPAFDEKKWKKHCEEKGKPFGKFESAGRGYYESCKQVAESCGTEFVDLFQSMLKQPDWKSMLNDGLHFSESGGKFVAEQMLKRIPTDHLRIIHPLWDTIDNDNPRAVLDQWLLEISDKQIINQ, from the exons ATGGCCACTAATAACCACAGCTCAACAAAATTGGTCAAATATCCGAAACTGATTTTATTCGGAGATTCGTTGACTGAG TATGGTTTTGGTGAAGGCGGGTTTTTCGGATCGCATATCGCGCACTTTCTTCAAGG TCGTTGCGATGTCGTCTGCCGTGGATACTCGGGTTATAATACTCGCTGGTGTAAACTCGTTCTTCCGTCGATCGTTAACCGTCCTATGATGATTGATGATGACGTAGTTGCCGTGGTGATTTTCCTCGGCGCTAACGACAGCGTGGATAAACTGTTGAAGCCGAGCCAACACGTTCCCGTCGACGAGTTCGGCGACAATCTACGAGAAATGGTCGAATATTTACtg TCAATAGGTTTACGcagaaatcaaataatcctCGCTTCGCTGCCGGCATTTGATgagaagaaatggaagaaacATTGTGAAGAGAAGG GTAAGCCGTTTGGTAAATTTGAGAGCGCCGGACGTGGTTATTACGAGTCTTGTAAACAAGTAGCCGAATCGTGTGGAACTGAATTCGTAGATTTATTTCAGTCCATGCTGAAACAACCG GACTGGAAATCGATGTTGAACGACGGTCTGCATTTTTCCGAAAGCGGCGGGAAATTCGTCGCCGAACAGATGTTGAAACGGATTCCGACCGATCACTTACGGATAATCCATCCTCTGTGGGATACGATCGATAACGATAATCCGCGCGCAGTTCTTGATCAATGGTTACTAGAGATATCTGATAAacaaataattaatcaataa